GCTCGAACTGCTGCAAGGCGACGTGACGATGCCTATCGCGGAACTGGCGTCGCGGGTGAATTTGTCGCAGACGCCGTGCTGGAAGCGGGTGCAGCGTCTGAAGGAGACCGGCGTGATTCGCGCGCAGGTCGCGCTGTGCGATCCGAAAAAGCTCGGCGTCGGCACGACCGTATTTGTCGCGGTACGCACGAATCAGCACACGCAAAGCTGGGCCGACGAATTCACGCGCGCCGTGCGCGACATCCCGGAAGTGGTCGAGGTGTATCGAATGAGCGGCGAGACGGATTACTTGCTGCGCGTGGTGGTATCCGATATCGATGATTACGACCGCGTCTACAAGCAGCTCATTCGCGCGGTGCCGCTCTACGACGTCAGTTCGAGCTTCGCGATGGAGCAAATCAAGTATTCGACGGCGCTGCCGGTGCGGCCCGCCGCCGACGCCTGAACTCGCAACCTAGGACGCGCAAGAAAAAGCCGCCCGGGGAGGGCGGCGCAACACGTCCGGTCACTAGGTATTCCGGTCTTGCCCCTTCAAGCCCTCGCCGGAATCGGACGCGCATGGAATCGCGTTGAGTATGGCCATTCGGGCGCGCTTCGTACAAGCCGGGCGATGCAGCAGTCAATTTCACGCACGCCGTTCGCCGGGCGAAATAACGGGAGCGGCCCGCAATCCAACTGAAAAGCAGTGCGGGTACGATGCTGGCTTTATCTCGAAATCCGCAACGAGCCGCTCCGCCCGCCATGACCGACAACCCTCGCCAAGACCGCCCGAACCTCCCGCGCAAGAAGAATCCGACCTTGGGCATCACCGTGTTTATCGTGGTCGTGGTGCTGCTGGTGATCTTTACGCTGCTCTTCAACGCGATCCGCGACAAACGCGAGTTTGACGAACACAACGCTCCGCCCGCCGCCGCGAGCGACGCGCGTCCGGCACTGCCGGCCACCGGCGCCTCGCAGTAAAGCGTTTCATTTACGCGGGTAGATGAATCTGCGTCGCGTCCTTGCGGATGAGCGCCGACGCCGTGAGCATCTGCTTGCATTGATGCGCGAGTAGTTTCAGATCCTGAATGGCATCGGCGGGCAGACTCTGCGCGCGTTCCGCTGCGGCGACCATGGAATCCAGATCGCGACGGAGCGTCTTGATCGCATCGGGCGATGCAGCCCCGTCTTCCTCGGAGACAACGGCCTGCGCTTCCGCCAAGTTGTCCCGCACGACGGCGAACGCGCGCTGCACGGGTTCGAATGACTGGCCGTCCGCGCCGTTGAGCGACTGCAAGAGCGGCGCGGCCGCCGTGATCTGCGACGCGAGCACGTGGCTTTG
The Caballeronia sp. M1242 DNA segment above includes these coding regions:
- a CDS encoding Lrp/AsnC family transcriptional regulator, whose translation is MDLIDRKLLELLQGDVTMPIAELASRVNLSQTPCWKRVQRLKETGVIRAQVALCDPKKLGVGTTVFVAVRTNQHTQSWADEFTRAVRDIPEVVEVYRMSGETDYLLRVVVSDIDDYDRVYKQLIRAVPLYDVSSSFAMEQIKYSTALPVRPAADA